In Niveispirillum cyanobacteriorum, the following proteins share a genomic window:
- a CDS encoding bifunctional acetate--CoA ligase family protein/GNAT family N-acetyltransferase: protein MTIRNLNSLFKPASVALIGASRRDRSVGKVVARNLFNAGFDGPIMPVNPRERSIEGVLAYPSVSDLPITPELAVIATPPATVPGLIAELGARGTKAAVVITAGFAEMGEEGRKLQQAVLDAARPHLLRIIGPNCLGIMVPGQGLNASFCHVPPLKGDIALVAQSGAVVTSIVDWATPRGIGFSHLISLGSKADVDFGDMLDYLAQDGSVRAILLYVEAITSARKFMSAARTAARAKPVIVIKAGRSEEGSRAASSHTGALAGADAVYDAAFRRAGMLRVGELDELFAAVETLATGVQIGGDRLAIVTNGGGVGVLATDTLIAGGGRLAQLSPDTLAQLDKVLPPTWSHGNPVDIIGDADGKRYADALKIVMADKNIDAVLVMNCPTAVADGADAAQAVADIVREQNSRAGGGRRLPVLGCWLGEQQAAPSRRLLDHARIPHYQTPNQAIRAFLHLVQYRRNQELLMETPASAPEQFDVDMGAVRPVIDTALADGRGWLSEFEAKEVLRAYGVPCVQTVTAATPAEAERAAKRLGGRIALKILSPDITHKSDLGGVSLNLLPTQVWAEAEAMLERIRTAMPDARIEGFTVQEMAHRPGAQELILGMVDDPLFGPVILFGAGGVAVEVLDDKALALAPLNLNLARDAMARTRIYKLLQGYRHMARADLDAVALTMTKVSQLITDFPEIAELDINPLYADEAGVLALDARIKVKPLTERSLKRLAIRAYPKKLEHTLTLRSGREFLVRPIRPEDEPAIHDMIAATSVEDMRLRFFAPMRRLSHQMAARLTQIDYDREMALVAIPQDLSDPEKPGPIFGVVRITADPDNERAEYAVLVRSDMKGKGLGSRLMKAILAYADSRGIQEVFGEVLRENAGMLGLCRDLGFTFHDSPDDHGIVEVSYRFKR, encoded by the coding sequence ATGACCATCCGTAACCTGAACAGCCTGTTCAAGCCCGCCTCCGTCGCCCTGATCGGGGCCAGCCGGCGGGACCGGTCGGTGGGCAAGGTGGTGGCCCGCAATCTGTTCAATGCCGGCTTTGATGGGCCGATCATGCCCGTCAATCCGCGCGAACGCTCGATTGAGGGGGTGCTGGCCTATCCGTCGGTATCCGATCTGCCCATCACCCCGGAACTGGCCGTCATCGCCACCCCGCCCGCCACTGTGCCGGGCCTGATCGCCGAACTGGGTGCCCGGGGCACCAAGGCCGCCGTGGTCATCACCGCCGGCTTTGCGGAGATGGGGGAGGAGGGGCGCAAGCTTCAGCAGGCGGTGCTGGACGCTGCCCGCCCGCATCTTCTGCGCATCATCGGGCCGAACTGCCTGGGCATCATGGTGCCGGGCCAGGGGCTGAATGCCAGCTTCTGCCATGTGCCGCCGCTGAAGGGCGATATCGCCCTTGTGGCGCAGTCAGGCGCGGTGGTCACCTCCATCGTCGATTGGGCCACCCCGCGCGGCATCGGCTTTTCCCACCTGATCTCGCTGGGTTCCAAGGCCGATGTCGATTTCGGCGACATGCTGGATTATCTGGCGCAGGACGGGTCGGTGCGGGCCATCCTGCTTTATGTGGAGGCCATCACCTCTGCCCGCAAATTCATGTCGGCCGCCCGCACCGCGGCGCGTGCCAAACCCGTGATCGTCATCAAGGCGGGGCGCAGCGAGGAAGGGTCGCGCGCTGCCAGTTCGCATACCGGCGCCCTGGCCGGGGCCGATGCCGTCTATGACGCCGCCTTCCGCCGCGCCGGCATGCTGCGCGTGGGAGAGCTGGATGAGCTATTCGCGGCGGTGGAGACGCTGGCCACCGGCGTGCAGATTGGTGGCGACCGGCTGGCCATCGTCACCAATGGCGGTGGGGTCGGTGTGCTGGCGACCGACACCCTGATCGCGGGCGGCGGGCGTCTGGCGCAATTGTCGCCCGACACGCTGGCACAGTTGGACAAGGTGTTGCCGCCCACCTGGAGCCATGGCAACCCCGTGGACATTATCGGCGACGCGGATGGCAAACGCTATGCCGACGCCCTGAAGATCGTGATGGCGGACAAGAATATCGACGCCGTCCTGGTCATGAACTGCCCCACCGCCGTGGCAGATGGCGCCGATGCGGCCCAGGCCGTGGCCGATATCGTGCGGGAACAGAACAGCCGGGCTGGTGGTGGCCGCCGCCTGCCGGTGCTGGGCTGCTGGCTGGGGGAGCAGCAGGCGGCCCCATCGCGCCGGCTGCTGGACCATGCCCGCATCCCGCATTACCAGACCCCGAACCAGGCCATCCGCGCCTTCCTGCATCTGGTGCAGTATCGCCGCAACCAGGAACTGCTGATGGAAACGCCGGCCAGCGCGCCGGAACAGTTCGATGTGGATATGGGGGCGGTGCGTCCCGTCATCGATACGGCACTGGCCGATGGGCGCGGCTGGCTGTCGGAGTTTGAGGCGAAGGAGGTCTTACGCGCCTATGGCGTCCCGTGCGTCCAGACAGTGACCGCCGCGACCCCAGCAGAGGCGGAACGCGCGGCCAAGCGGCTGGGCGGGCGCATCGCGCTGAAAATCCTGTCGCCCGACATCACGCATAAATCCGATCTGGGCGGCGTGTCCTTGAACCTGCTGCCGACACAAGTGTGGGCAGAGGCGGAGGCCATGCTGGAACGTATCCGCACCGCCATGCCCGACGCCCGGATCGAGGGCTTTACCGTGCAGGAGATGGCGCACCGGCCCGGCGCACAGGAACTGATCCTGGGCATGGTGGATGATCCGCTGTTCGGGCCGGTCATTCTGTTCGGGGCCGGCGGCGTGGCGGTGGAGGTGCTCGACGACAAGGCGCTGGCGCTGGCACCCTTGAATCTGAATCTGGCGCGCGACGCCATGGCCCGCACCCGTATCTATAAGCTGTTGCAGGGCTACCGCCACATGGCGCGGGCCGACCTGGACGCCGTGGCCCTGACCATGACCAAGGTCAGCCAGTTAATCACCGATTTCCCGGAAATCGCGGAGCTGGATATCAACCCACTCTATGCGGATGAGGCGGGCGTGCTAGCCCTGGATGCCCGCATCAAGGTGAAGCCACTGACCGAGCGGTCGCTGAAACGGCTGGCCATCCGCGCCTACCCTAAGAAGCTGGAACATACGCTGACGCTGCGGTCGGGCCGCGAATTCCTGGTCCGGCCCATCAGGCCGGAAGATGAGCCGGCGATCCATGACATGATCGCGGCCACCAGCGTGGAGGATATGCGCCTGCGCTTCTTCGCACCCATGCGCCGCCTGTCGCACCAGATGGCGGCCCGCCTGACCCAGATCGACTATGACCGTGAAATGGCCCTGGTTGCCATCCCGCAGGATTTGAGCGACCCGGAAAAGCCCGGCCCCATCTTCGGCGTGGTCCGCATCACCGCCGACCCGGACAATGAGCGGGCCGAATATGCCGTGCTGGTCCGGTCCGACATGAAAGGCAAGGGGCTGGGGTCGCGTCTGATGAAGGCCATACTGGCCTATGCCGACAGCCGCGGCATCCAGGAGGTGTTTGGCGAGGTGTTGCGCGAGAATGCCGGCATGCTGGGCCTCTGCCGCGACCTGGGCTTCACCTTCCATGACAGCCCCGATGATCACGGGATCGTGGAGGTGAGCTACCGGTTCAAGCGGTAG
- the proB gene encoding glutamate 5-kinase — translation MGAVLAGSQDLGSARRLIVKIGSALMVDAATHKIRTEWLDTVADDVATLRARGVEVVIVTSGAVACGREHLGLVGRPLRLEEKQAAAATGQIRLAHAYQETLARHGITVAQVLLTLDDTEDRRRHLNGRATIETLLKLGAVPVINENDTVATAEIRFGDNDRLAARVAQMISADTLVLLSDIDGLYTADPRKDPDAKHIPIVQEITPEIVGMAGEPPPGYSSGGMVTKIVAGRIALAAGCRMAIAMGKRPNPLAALLTPVDQGGALATWFVPGSEPRTARKRWIAGSLKPLGTLVLDAGAVAALVKGGSLLPAGVRGVEGEFERGDLVLIQGPDGRTVGRGLSAYGAADARAIAGRRSAEIEAVLGYRGRDEMVHRDDLVLG, via the coding sequence ATGGGTGCGGTGTTGGCGGGTTCGCAGGATCTGGGTTCGGCGCGGCGGCTGATCGTGAAGATCGGGTCGGCGCTGATGGTCGATGCCGCCACCCACAAAATCCGCACCGAATGGCTGGATACGGTGGCCGATGATGTCGCTACCCTGCGCGCACGCGGGGTGGAGGTGGTGATCGTCACGTCCGGCGCTGTTGCCTGCGGGCGCGAACATCTGGGGCTGGTGGGCCGTCCCCTCCGGCTGGAGGAAAAACAGGCCGCCGCCGCGACGGGCCAAATTCGCCTCGCCCATGCGTATCAGGAGACATTGGCCCGCCACGGCATCACGGTCGCCCAGGTCCTGCTGACCCTGGACGATACAGAGGATCGCCGCCGCCACCTGAATGGCCGCGCCACCATCGAGACCCTGTTGAAGCTGGGTGCGGTACCGGTCATCAACGAGAATGACACGGTGGCCACCGCCGAAATCCGCTTTGGCGACAATGACCGGCTGGCCGCCCGCGTGGCGCAGATGATCAGCGCCGATACGCTGGTCCTGCTGTCCGACATTGACGGGCTATACACGGCCGATCCGCGCAAGGACCCGGACGCGAAACACATCCCCATCGTGCAGGAAATCACGCCGGAGATCGTGGGCATGGCCGGCGAGCCCCCGCCCGGTTACAGCAGCGGCGGCATGGTCACCAAGATTGTGGCCGGGCGCATCGCGCTGGCCGCCGGCTGCCGCATGGCCATCGCCATGGGCAAACGCCCAAACCCGCTGGCGGCCCTGCTGACGCCGGTGGATCAGGGCGGGGCGCTGGCCACTTGGTTCGTGCCGGGATCGGAACCGCGTACGGCGCGCAAGCGCTGGATCGCGGGCAGCCTGAAACCCCTGGGCACCCTGGTGCTCGATGCCGGTGCCGTCGCCGCCCTGGTGAAGGGCGGGTCACTGCTGCCCGCCGGCGTGCGCGGGGTGGAAGGCGAGTTTGAACGCGGCGATCTGGTCCTGATTCAGGGGCCGGACGGCCGTACCGTCGGCCGCGGTCTGTCAGCCTATGGTGCCGCCGATGCGCGCGCCATCGCAGGCCGCCGTAGTGCGGAGATCGAGGCCGTCCTGGGCTATCGCGGTCGGGACGAGATGGTGCATCGCGACGATCTGGTGCTGGGGTGA
- a CDS encoding competence/damage-inducible protein A, producing the protein MTDTAPTAALLIIGNEILSGRTQDANMAFIAKHLGTLGIRFREARVVPDEETEIVAAVNALRARYTYVFTTGGIGPTHDDITAECIAKAFGLPLIRNAEAVRRLELHYAGTGMLNEARLRMANTPEGAILIDNPVSTAPGFQIGNVFVMAGVPMIMQAMLTGIGDRLVGGPVVKTKSVASAIPEGSFADALRTIAADYPGVDIGSYPAFRQGKVSTALVLRATDPALLETVTALVADMLRGLGGDPIIMDGYGDQ; encoded by the coding sequence ATGACCGACACCGCCCCCACGGCAGCCCTGCTGATCATCGGCAACGAGATCCTGTCCGGTCGCACCCAGGATGCCAACATGGCCTTCATCGCCAAGCATCTGGGGACGCTGGGCATCCGGTTCCGCGAAGCGCGCGTCGTGCCGGATGAAGAGACGGAGATCGTGGCGGCGGTCAATGCGCTCCGCGCCCGTTACACCTATGTCTTCACGACGGGCGGTATCGGCCCCACCCATGATGACATCACGGCGGAATGTATCGCCAAGGCCTTCGGCCTGCCCCTGATCCGCAATGCAGAGGCTGTGCGCCGGCTGGAGTTGCATTATGCCGGCACCGGCATGTTGAACGAGGCGCGGTTGCGCATGGCCAATACACCGGAAGGGGCGATCCTGATCGACAACCCCGTCTCCACGGCGCCCGGCTTTCAGATCGGCAATGTCTTCGTGATGGCGGGTGTGCCCATGATCATGCAGGCCATGCTGACCGGCATCGGTGACCGGCTGGTGGGCGGGCCGGTGGTGAAGACCAAGTCGGTGGCGTCGGCCATCCCCGAAGGTAGCTTCGCCGACGCGTTGCGCACCATCGCCGCCGATTATCCCGGCGTTGATATTGGCTCCTACCCCGCCTTCCGGCAGGGCAAGGTCTCAACCGCCCTTGTCCTGCGCGCCACCGATCCGGCCCTGCTGGAAACGGTGACGGCGCTTGTCGCCGACATGCTGCGCGGTCTGGGCGGCGATCCGATCATCATGGACGGGTATGGCGATCAATAG
- a CDS encoding transporter substrate-binding domain-containing protein translates to MEAPPWHLPEDPKQGIANEVIADLSRHSGFDIQSRPGPPIRLIMGIKSGQLDLIIFFELPELRDAAVPVGIFGYADMGLVTRPGLRPQSADELAGCRIGVLRGNNRTDVTAKLPPSVTLVELRDLSLGLSMIMGGRLDGLIGTRLALGWHMKQGGFSPQSVGSFFRLLREPIYLYLSTIRQYEDGTLAQLQAGMRGMDRSLSRVTDYYWKGAGYVDPPPSDPINRRRPPPP, encoded by the coding sequence ATGGAAGCACCGCCCTGGCATTTGCCCGAGGACCCTAAACAGGGCATCGCCAACGAGGTGATCGCGGACCTGTCCCGGCATAGCGGCTTTGACATTCAAAGCCGGCCCGGCCCGCCGATCCGGTTGATCATGGGGATCAAGTCCGGTCAACTTGACCTGATCATCTTCTTCGAACTGCCGGAACTGCGGGATGCTGCCGTGCCCGTCGGCATCTTCGGCTATGCCGATATGGGGCTGGTCACAAGGCCGGGTCTGCGCCCGCAATCCGCGGATGAACTGGCGGGATGCCGAATTGGCGTGCTGCGTGGGAATAACCGGACGGATGTGACGGCCAAGCTGCCGCCCTCGGTTACGCTGGTGGAGCTTAGGGACCTTTCTCTAGGTCTGTCTATGATCATGGGCGGACGGCTGGATGGGCTGATCGGCACCCGTCTGGCTCTGGGCTGGCACATGAAGCAGGGCGGATTCAGTCCGCAATCCGTGGGGTCTTTCTTTCGGCTGCTGCGGGAGCCGATCTATCTCTATCTCAGCACGATCCGCCAGTATGAAGATGGCACGCTGGCACAGCTGCAGGCGGGTATGCGCGGGATGGACCGTAGCCTGTCACGGGTCACCGACTATTACTGGAAGGGGGCGGGCTATGTAGACCCGCCCCCGTCCGATCCCATCAATCGGCGTAGACCCCCGCCGCCGTAA
- a CDS encoding tripartite tricarboxylate transporter substrate binding protein BugD has translation MRFAPIALAAALLIGAGTAQAQDYPTRPVTMVVPFAAGGPTDTVARLVAQSMSKTLGQQVIVENVGGAGGTIGAARVAKADPDGYTILLHHIGQATAATLYRKLPYDAKADFAPVGLVTDVPMTIVAKKDFPAKDLKELVAYVKANPDKVTLANAGVGAASHLCGMLFMQALGTALTTVPYKGTGPAMNDLVGGQVDLMCDQTTNTTGQIKGGAIKAYAVTTATRVPSLPDLPTTKEAGLPAVQVAVWHGIYAPKGTPDAVTKKLSDALKVALKDTTVKQRFNELGTEPVSDERATPKVLGDFVVAEIDRWKPIITAAGVYAD, from the coding sequence ATGCGCTTCGCACCCATCGCCCTTGCGGCGGCCTTGCTGATCGGGGCCGGCACGGCCCAGGCACAGGATTACCCGACCCGGCCCGTCACCATGGTCGTCCCCTTCGCGGCGGGTGGCCCGACCGATACGGTGGCCCGCCTCGTCGCCCAGTCGATGAGCAAGACGCTGGGCCAGCAGGTGATTGTGGAGAATGTCGGCGGGGCCGGCGGCACCATCGGGGCGGCACGCGTGGCCAAGGCCGATCCCGATGGCTACACCATCCTGCTGCACCATATCGGCCAGGCGACGGCGGCCACCCTGTACCGCAAGCTGCCCTATGATGCGAAGGCCGACTTTGCGCCCGTGGGGTTGGTCACCGATGTGCCTATGACCATCGTGGCCAAGAAGGATTTTCCGGCCAAGGACTTAAAGGAACTGGTGGCCTATGTGAAGGCCAACCCGGACAAGGTGACCTTGGCCAATGCCGGCGTGGGCGCTGCCTCACACCTGTGCGGCATGCTGTTCATGCAGGCGCTGGGCACGGCCCTGACCACAGTGCCATACAAGGGCACCGGGCCTGCCATGAATGATCTGGTCGGCGGTCAGGTCGACCTGATGTGCGACCAGACCACCAACACCACGGGCCAGATCAAGGGCGGGGCCATCAAGGCCTATGCCGTGACCACGGCCACCCGTGTCCCCTCCCTGCCCGACCTGCCGACCACCAAGGAAGCCGGTCTGCCGGCGGTGCAGGTCGCCGTCTGGCACGGTATCTATGCGCCCAAGGGCACGCCCGATGCCGTGACCAAGAAGCTGTCCGACGCCCTGAAAGTGGCACTGAAGGACACGACCGTGAAGCAGCGCTTCAACGAACTGGGCACCGAACCGGTCAGCGATGAGCGCGCCACGCCCAAGGTTCTGGGCGATTTCGTGGTGGCAGAGATTGACCGCTGGAAGCCGATCATTACGGCGGCGGGGGTCTACGCCGATTGA
- a CDS encoding tripartite tricarboxylate transporter permease, with product MDNVFSNLAMGFGAAATPINLGLCFIGALVGTLIGVLPGLGPIATIAILLPITFYLDPLGALIMLAGIYYGAQYGGSTTAILVNMPGETSSVVTTLDGHQMARRGRAGPALAIAALGSFFAGCVATFIVALFGPILAKFAQNFGPPEYFALMLVGLIGATVLASGSVVKAVAMIIVGLLLGCVGSDIETGEPRMTFGIPQIAEGINFTTLAVGLFGVAEILRNLEKTADRSVLGAKITGLMPTWADIKQSAMPILRGTGIGSVLGILPGNGAVLAPYASYTLEKKISKTPSRFGKGAIEGVAGPESANNAGAQTSFIPLLTLGIPPNAVMAMMVGAMTIQGIVPGPQVMNENPTLFWGMIASMWIGNAMLVIINLPLVGVWVRLLKVPYRILFPAILMFCCIGVYSINSSGVEVILVALFGGVGYFLLKHGFEPAPLLLAFVLGPLMEENLRRSFLIARGDPSIFVTRPLSASLLVIALILIAIVLLPSVRKRREEVFHEED from the coding sequence ATGGATAATGTGTTTTCCAACCTCGCCATGGGGTTCGGGGCGGCGGCCACGCCCATCAATCTGGGGCTGTGCTTCATCGGGGCGCTGGTCGGTACGCTGATCGGTGTGCTGCCGGGATTGGGCCCCATCGCCACCATCGCCATCCTGCTGCCCATCACCTTCTACCTGGACCCGCTGGGCGCCCTGATCATGCTGGCCGGCATCTATTACGGCGCGCAGTATGGCGGCAGCACCACGGCCATCCTGGTCAACATGCCGGGCGAAACCTCGTCCGTGGTCACGACCCTGGACGGGCATCAGATGGCGCGCAGGGGGCGGGCTGGGCCGGCGCTGGCCATCGCGGCACTGGGGTCCTTCTTCGCGGGCTGTGTCGCCACCTTCATCGTGGCCCTCTTCGGCCCGATCCTGGCCAAGTTCGCCCAGAATTTCGGGCCGCCGGAATATTTCGCGCTGATGCTGGTGGGCCTGATCGGCGCCACCGTGCTGGCCAGCGGATCGGTGGTGAAGGCGGTGGCCATGATCATTGTCGGGCTGCTGCTGGGCTGCGTCGGGTCGGATATCGAGACGGGCGAACCCCGCATGACCTTCGGCATCCCGCAGATCGCGGAGGGCATCAACTTCACGACGCTGGCTGTGGGCCTGTTCGGTGTCGCGGAAATCCTGCGCAATCTGGAAAAGACCGCTGACCGCTCCGTCCTGGGTGCCAAAATCACCGGGCTGATGCCGACCTGGGCCGATATCAAGCAAAGCGCCATGCCCATTCTGCGCGGTACCGGCATCGGGTCGGTCCTGGGCATCCTCCCCGGCAATGGAGCGGTCCTGGCGCCCTATGCCAGCTATACGCTGGAAAAGAAAATCTCCAAGACCCCGTCGCGATTCGGCAAGGGCGCGATTGAGGGCGTGGCGGGACCGGAAAGCGCCAACAATGCCGGCGCACAGACCAGCTTCATCCCACTGCTGACCCTGGGCATTCCGCCCAATGCTGTGATGGCCATGATGGTCGGCGCCATGACCATTCAGGGCATCGTCCCCGGCCCGCAGGTGATGAATGAAAACCCAACCCTGTTCTGGGGCATGATCGCCAGCATGTGGATCGGCAATGCCATGCTGGTCATTATCAACCTGCCGCTGGTCGGCGTCTGGGTTCGGCTGCTCAAGGTGCCTTACCGTATCCTGTTCCCGGCTATCCTGATGTTCTGCTGCATCGGGGTCTATTCCATCAATTCATCGGGTGTGGAGGTGATTCTGGTCGCCCTGTTCGGCGGCGTCGGCTACTTCCTGCTGAAGCATGGGTTTGAACCCGCACCGCTGCTGCTGGCCTTCGTTCTGGGGCCGCTGATGGAGGAAAATCTGCGCCGGTCCTTCCTGATCGCGCGCGGTGATCCGTCGATCTTTGTCACGCGTCCCCTGTCGGCCAGCCTGCTGGTCATTGCCTTGATCCTGATCGCCATCGTGCTGCTGCCGTCAGTGCGCAAGCGGCGCGAGGAGGTTTTCCACGAGGAGGATTGA
- a CDS encoding tripartite tricarboxylate transporter TctB family protein — protein sequence MRVRSPQDLVGGIALILLSLLAFSQIGDLKFGTASRMGPGYFPTLLAGLTGLMGVIIAGRSLVLDGPALDQLHWRQALPILGAILAFGLAIRPLGLVIASALLFGIAAFASSDTKWRELLVVSAALILFAVGLFVLALGLPFPLWPRF from the coding sequence ATGCGCGTGCGTAGCCCCCAGGACCTGGTGGGCGGCATCGCCCTCATCCTCCTGTCCCTGCTGGCCTTCAGCCAAATTGGTGATCTGAAGTTCGGCACGGCATCGCGCATGGGGCCGGGATACTTCCCGACATTGCTGGCGGGCCTGACGGGCCTGATGGGCGTAATCATCGCGGGCCGGTCCCTGGTGCTGGACGGACCGGCGCTGGATCAACTGCATTGGCGGCAGGCCCTGCCTATCCTGGGGGCCATCCTGGCCTTCGGGCTGGCCATCAGGCCACTGGGCCTGGTCATCGCGTCGGCACTGCTGTTCGGGATCGCGGCCTTTGCCTCGTCCGACACGAAATGGCGGGAATTGCTGGTGGTCAGCGCCGCCCTGATCCTGTTTGCGGTCGGGCTGTTTGTGCTGGCCCTGGGCCTGCCCTTCCCCCTCTGGCCGAGGTTCTGA
- a CDS encoding LysR family transcriptional regulator produces the protein MDRFGGIHLFMQAAQTRSFVEAGRLSGVSASAVGKAVARLEERLGVRLFHRSTRSVTLTPEGQLFLDHCQRIQAEMMAAEAALAGARTTPAGPLRIAIPAVAEAALLPLLSGFMRAYPDIMLEIDASDRLVDLIEEGFDAAIRTGTLADSRLMGRRLGGFRHQIVASPTYLAERGTPQMPADLCWHACLHHRHPVTGKPEPWPLIPCDDTPPPDLPVTGIAGTAQTRAMLAADGLGIACIPDFVARPLLEAGRLVDMLGDQVMAVGQFHLLWPAGRHLSPRIRVFLDHVTAGFALTSG, from the coding sequence CAGGCGGCCCAGACACGCAGCTTCGTGGAGGCGGGGCGGCTGTCGGGCGTTTCGGCATCTGCCGTAGGCAAGGCGGTGGCACGGCTGGAGGAACGGCTGGGCGTGCGGCTGTTCCACCGCTCGACCCGCAGCGTGACCCTGACGCCGGAAGGCCAGCTGTTCCTGGACCATTGCCAGCGCATCCAGGCGGAAATGATGGCGGCAGAGGCGGCCCTGGCCGGCGCGCGCACCACCCCCGCCGGCCCCCTGCGCATCGCCATCCCGGCGGTGGCGGAGGCGGCATTGCTGCCGCTGCTGTCCGGCTTCATGCGGGCCTATCCCGACATCATGCTGGAGATTGACGCCAGCGACCGGCTGGTCGACCTGATTGAGGAAGGGTTCGACGCCGCCATCCGCACCGGCACCCTGGCCGATTCGCGGCTGATGGGCCGGCGGCTGGGCGGCTTCCGTCACCAGATCGTGGCGTCACCCACCTATCTGGCGGAACGGGGCACACCACAGATGCCGGCGGACCTTTGCTGGCATGCCTGTCTGCACCATCGCCACCCGGTGACGGGCAAACCCGAACCCTGGCCTCTGATCCCGTGCGATGACACCCCGCCGCCGGACCTTCCCGTCACTGGGATCGCCGGCACGGCCCAGACCCGCGCCATGCTGGCCGCCGATGGGTTGGGCATCGCCTGCATTCCCGACTTCGTGGCCCGCCCACTGCTGGAGGCAGGGCGGCTGGTGGATATGCTTGGCGATCAGGTCATGGCCGTGGGACAGTTCCATCTGCTGTGGCCCGCCGGGCGCCATCTGTCACCCCGGATCAGAGTCTTCCTGGACCATGTAACCGCCGGTTTCGCCTTGACGAGCGGTTGA